Proteins from one Arthrobacter sp. DNA4 genomic window:
- a CDS encoding DUF4177 domain-containing protein, translating into MTKWEYATIPLIIHATKQILDQWGEDGWELVQVVPGPDGNGLVAYLKREKQ; encoded by the coding sequence ATGACCAAATGGGAGTACGCGACGATTCCGCTCATCATCCACGCCACAAAGCAGATCCTGGACCAGTGGGGAGAGGACGGCTGGGAGCTCGTCCAGGTAGTCCCCGGACCTGACGGCAACGGCCTTGTCGCCTACCTCAAGAGGGAGAAGCAGTAG